In one Cronobacter dublinensis subsp. dublinensis LMG 23823 genomic region, the following are encoded:
- the kefF gene encoding glutathione-regulated potassium-efflux system oxidoreductase KefF: MILIIYAHPYPRHSHANRRMLEHVQGLDELEVRSLYQLYPDFNINVAAEQEALARADLIVWQHPMQWYSVPPLFKLWIDKVLAHGWAYGKGATALKGKSVLWAVTTGGDKHHFDIGDHPGFDVLAQPLQATALYCGLNWLTPYVMHRTFVCDDETLEGKAREYQKRLTDWQEHHHG, encoded by the coding sequence ATGATTTTAATTATTTATGCGCATCCCTATCCGCGCCACTCCCACGCCAACCGGCGGATGCTGGAGCACGTGCAGGGACTGGACGAACTCGAAGTGCGCTCGCTTTACCAGCTTTACCCTGATTTCAATATTAACGTCGCCGCCGAACAGGAGGCGCTCGCCCGCGCCGATTTAATCGTCTGGCAGCATCCGATGCAGTGGTACAGCGTGCCGCCGCTTTTCAAGCTCTGGATCGATAAAGTGCTGGCTCACGGCTGGGCCTACGGTAAAGGCGCCACGGCGCTGAAGGGCAAAAGCGTGCTGTGGGCGGTGACGACAGGCGGCGATAAACACCATTTTGACATCGGCGATCATCCGGGTTTTGACGTGCTCGCCCAGCCGCTGCAGGCGACGGCGCTCTATTGCGGTCTCAACTGGCTGACGCCCTACGTCATGCATCGCACCTTTGTATGTGATGACGAAACGCTGGAAGGCAAGGCGCGCGAATATCAAAAACGGTTAACCGACTGGCAGGAGCATCACCATGGATAG